In a single window of the Silurus meridionalis isolate SWU-2019-XX chromosome 8, ASM1480568v1, whole genome shotgun sequence genome:
- the LOC124390617 gene encoding TATA box-binding protein-like 2 isoform X4 — MLSTIQSEEQSHLAARKYVRVVQKVGFPGKFLVGSCDVCFPIQLECLELAHKQFSRYEPELVPDLIYRMVKPRIDLVIFVSGKVVLTARSTLMFDKVGVGKPECPAHSPDPEPGGT, encoded by the exons ATGCTGAGTACAATCCAAAG TGAGGAGCAGTCTCACCTTGCTGCAAGGAAGTATGTCCGGGTGGTACAGAAGGTTGGCTTCCCAGGCAAATTTCTGGTCGGCAGTTGTGATGTGTGTTTCCCCATACAGTTGGAGTGCCTGGAACTGGCTCACAAACAGTTCAGCAG ATATGAACCCGAATTGGTTCCTGATTTGATCTACCGAATGGTGAAGCCACGGATTGACCTTGTGATATTTGTGTCTGGAAAGGTTGTTCTTACAG CGAGATCCACGTTGATGTTTGACAAGGTTGGAGTGGGAAAACCTGAGTGTCCTGCACACAGCCCTGACCCTGAGCCCGGAGGCACTTGA
- the LOC124390617 gene encoding TATA box-binding protein-like 2 isoform X1 produces MRIREPRTTALIFSSGKLVCTGTKSEEQSHLAARKYVRVVQKVGFPGKFLVGSCDVCFPIQLECLELAHKQFSRYEPELVPDLIYRMVKPRIDLVIFVSGKVVLTARSTLMFDKVGVGKPECPAHSPDPEPGGT; encoded by the exons ATGCGGATCCGTGAACCCAGGACCACTGCCCTTATCTTCAGCTCAGGAAAACTGGTCTGCACTGGCACAAAGAG TGAGGAGCAGTCTCACCTTGCTGCAAGGAAGTATGTCCGGGTGGTACAGAAGGTTGGCTTCCCAGGCAAATTTCTGGTCGGCAGTTGTGATGTGTGTTTCCCCATACAGTTGGAGTGCCTGGAACTGGCTCACAAACAGTTCAGCAG ATATGAACCCGAATTGGTTCCTGATTTGATCTACCGAATGGTGAAGCCACGGATTGACCTTGTGATATTTGTGTCTGGAAAGGTTGTTCTTACAG CGAGATCCACGTTGATGTTTGACAAGGTTGGAGTGGGAAAACCTGAGTGTCCTGCACACAGCCCTGACCCTGAGCCCGGAGGCACTTGA
- the LOC124390613 gene encoding LOW QUALITY PROTEIN: TATA box-binding protein-like 2 (The sequence of the model RefSeq protein was modified relative to this genomic sequence to represent the inferred CDS: inserted 1 base in 1 codon): MDEDASLETYFDQSIAGSSEYMFGEDLEGPPHLQDPSFLSSSISNQQKDEDDDLDLSFLPDELNVQDEGERTQEXGLTEDIGVYLDCSTARPPEADTEVNTRQPATSPFCNLPMTPMTPVAPVAESSGIIPQLQNIVSTINLACPLDLKAIALQGRNAEYNPKSFAAVIMRIREPKTTALIFSSGKLVCTGAKSEEQSHLAARKYVRVVQKLGFPAKFLDFKIVNMVGSCDVCFPIRLESLELAHKQFSSYEPELFPGLIYRMVKPRIVLLIFVSGKVVLTGAKDRSEIYEAFENIYPILKGFRKQ, translated from the exons ATGGATGAAGATGCATCGCTTGAGACCTACTTTGACCAGTCAATTGCT GGTTCTTCTGAGTACATGTTTGGAGAGGATTTGGAAGGCCCACCACATCTTCAGGATccctctttcctctcctcttccaTCTCCAACCAACagaaagatgaggatgatgatctGGACCTGAGCTTTCTACCTGATGAGCTAAACGTACAGGATGAAGGGGAGAGAACACAGG TGGGTCTTACAGAGGACATTGGTGTTTATCTGGACTGTTCAACTGCAAGACCTCCTGAAGCAGACACTGAGGTTAATACGAGGCAGCCTGCAACCTCCCCCTTCTGCAACCTCCCCATGACACCCATGACCCCAGTGGCTCCTGTGGCAGAAAGTTCAGGAATCATCCCACAATTACA GAATATAGTGTCCACAATAAACCTGGCATGTCCTCTAGACCTGAAAGCCATTGCCCTTCAAGGTCGAAATGCTGAGTACAATCCAAAG AGCTTTGCTGCTGTAATTATGCGGATCCGTGAACCCAAGACCACTGCCCTTATCTTCAGCTCAGGAAAACTGGTCTGCACTGGCGCAAAGAG TGAGGAGCAGTCTCACCTTGCTGCAAGGAAGTATGTCCGGGTGGTACAGAAGCTTGGCTTCCCAGCGAAATTTCTTGACTTCAAGATCGTGAACATGGTCGGCagttgtgatgtgtgttttCCCATACGGTTGGAGAGCCTGGAACTGGCTCACAAACAGTTTAGCAG CTATGAACCTGAATTGTTTCCTGGTTTGATCTACCGAATGGTTAAGCCACGGATTGTCCTCCTGATATTTGTGTCTGGAAAGGTTGTTCTTACAG GTGCAAAAGATCGCTCTGAAATATATGAAGCTTTTGAGAATATCTACCCAATTCTGAAAGGATTCAGGAAACAGTGA
- the LOC124390614 gene encoding LOW QUALITY PROTEIN: TATA box-binding protein-like 2 (The sequence of the model RefSeq protein was modified relative to this genomic sequence to represent the inferred CDS: deleted 1 base in 1 codon) produces the protein MDEDALLETYFDQSIAGSSEYMFGEDLEGPPQLQDPSYLSSSISNQQKDEDDDLDLSFLPDELNVQDEGGENTGVGLTEASGVYLDCSTARPPEADTEVNTRQPAASPFCNLPMTPMTPVAPVAESSGIIPQLQNIVSTVNLACPLDLKAIALQARNAEYNPKRFAAVIMRIREPRTTALIFSSGKMVCTGAKSEEQSRLAARKYARVVQKLGFPAKFLDFKIQNMVGSCDVCFPIQLECLVLTHQQFSSYEPELFPGLIYRMVKPWIVLLIFVSGKVVLTGAKDSSEIYEAFKNLYPILKGFRK, from the exons ATGGATGAAGATGCATTGCTTGAGACCTACTTTGACCAGTCAATTGCT GGTTCTTCTGAATACATGTTTGGAGAGGATTTGGAAGGCCCACCACAGCTTCAGGATCCCTCTTACCTCTCCTCTTCCATCTCCAACCAACagaaagatgaggatgatgatctGGACCTGAGCTTTCTACCTGATGAGCTAAACGTTCAGGATGAAGGGGGAGAGAACACAGGAGTGGGTCTTACAGAGGCCAGTGGTGTTTATCTGGACTGTTCAACTGCAAGACCTCCTGAAGCAGACACTGAGGTTAATACGAGGCAGCCTGCAGCCTCCCCCTTCTGCAACCTCCCCATGACACCCATGACCCCAGTGGCTCCTGTGGCAGAAAGTTCAGGAATCATCCCACAATTACA GAATATAGTGTCCACAGTAAACCTGGCATGTCCTCTAGACCTGAAAGCCATTGCCCTTCAAGCTCGAAATGCTGAGTACAATCCAAAG CGCTTTGCTGCTGTAATTATGCGGATCCGTGAACCCAGGACCACTGCCCTTATCTTCAGCTCAGGAAAAATGGTCTGCACTGGCGCAAAGAG TGAGGAGCAGTCTCGCCTTGCTGCAAGGAAGTATGCCCGGGTGGTACAGAAGCTTGGCTTCCCAGCCAAATTTCTTGACTTCAAGATCCAGAACATGGTCGGCAGTTGTGATGTGTGTTTCCCCATACAGTTGGAGTGCCTGGTTCTGACTCACCAACAGTTCAGCAG CTATGAACCTGAATTGTTTCCTGGTTTGATCTACCGAATGGTGAAGCCATGGATTGTCCTCCTGATATTTGTGTCTGGAAAGGTTGTTCTTACAG GTGCAAAAGATAGCTCTGAAATATATGAAGCTTTTAAG AATCTCTACCCAATTCTGAAAGGATTCAGGAAATAG
- the tbpl2 gene encoding TATA box-binding protein-like 2, which yields MDEDASLETYFDQSIAGSSEYMFGGDLEGPPQLQDPSFLSSSISNQQKDEDDDLDLSFLPDELNVQDEGENTGVGLTEDSGVYLDCSTARPEADTEVNTRQPAASPFCNLPMTPMTPMTPVAPVAESSGIIPQLQNIVSTVNLACPLDLKAIALQARNAEYNPKRFAAVIMRIREPRTTALIFSSGKMVCTGAKSEEQSRLAARKYARVVQKLGFPAKFLDFKIQNMVGSCDVCFPIRLEGLVLTHQQFSSYEPELFPGLIYRMVKPRIVLLIFVSGKVVLTGAKDRSEIYEAFENIYPILKGFRKQ from the exons ATGGATGAAGATGCATCGCTTGAGACCTACTTTGACCAGTCAATTGCT GGTTCTTCTGAGTACATGTTTGGAGGGGATTTGGAAGGCCCGCCACAGCTTCAGGATccctctttcctctcctcttccaTCTCCAACCAACagaaagatgaggatgatgatctGGACCTGAGCTTTCTACCTGATGAGCTAAACGTTCAGGATGAAGGAGAGAACACAGGAGTGGGTCTTACAGAGGACAGTGGTGTTTATCTGGACTGTTCAACTGCAAGACCTGAAGCAGACACTGAAGTTAATACGAGGCAGCCTGCAGCCTCCCCCTTCTGCAACCTCCCCATGACACCCATGACACCCATGACCCCAGTGGCTCCTGTGGCAGAAAGTTCAGGAATCATCCCACAATTACA GAATATAGTGTCCACAGTAAACCTGGCATGTCCTCTAGACCTGAAAGCAATTGCCCTTCAAGCTCGAAATGCTGAGTACAATCCAAAG CGCTTTGCTGCTGTAATTATGCGGATCCGTGAACCCAGGACCACTGCCCTTATCTTCAGCTCAGGAAAAATGGTCTGCACTGGCGCAAAGAG TGAGGAGCAGTCTCGCCTTGCTGCAAGGAAGTATGCCCGGGTGGTACAGAAGCTTGGCTTCCCAGCCAAATTTCTTGACTTCAAGATCCAGAACATGGTCGGCAGTTGTGATGTGTGTTTCCCCATACGGTTGGAAGGCCTGGTTCTGACTCACCAACAGTTCAGCAG CTATGAACCTGAATTGTTTCCTGGTTTGATCTACCGAATGGTGAAGCCACGGATTGTCCTCCTGATATTTGTGTCTGGAAAGGTTGTTCTTACAG GTGCAAAAGATCGCTCTGAAATATATGAAGCTTTTGAGAATATCTACCCAATTCTGAAAGGATTCAGGAAACAGTGA
- the LOC124390611 gene encoding TATA box-binding protein-like 2 isoform X2 has product MGSSEYMFGGDLEGPPHLQDLSFLYSSIFNQQKVLDEDLDLSFLPDKLNVQDEGGENTGVGLTEDSGVYLDCSTARLPEADTEFNTRQPAASPFCNLPMIPMTPMTPVAPVAESSGIIPQLQNIVSTVNLACPLDLKAIARQGRNAEYNPKRFAAVIMRIREPRTTALIFSSGKLVCTGAKSEEQSRLAARKYARAVQKLGFPAKFLDFKIQNMVGSCDVCFPIQLEDLVLTHQQFSSYEPELFPGLIYRMAKPRIVLKIFESGKVVLTGAKDRSEIYEAFENIYPILKAFRKQ; this is encoded by the exons ATG GGTTCTTCTGAGTACATGTTTGGAGGGGATTTGGAAGGCCCACCACATCTTCAGGATCTCTCTTTCCTCTACTCTTCCATTTTCAACCAACAGAAAGTTTTGGATGAGGATCTGGACCTGAGCTTTCTACCTGATAAGCTAAATGTTCAGGATGAAGGGGGAGAGAACACAGGAGTGGGTCTTACAGAGGACAGTGGTGTTTATCTGGACTGTTCAACTGCAAGACTTCCTGAAGCAGACACTGAGTTTAATACGAGGCAGCCTGCAGCCTCCCCCTTCTGCAACCTCCCCATGATCCCCATGACACCCATGACCCCAGTGGCTCCTGTGGCAGAAAGTTCAGGAATCATCCCACAATTACA GAATATAGTGTCCACAGTAAACCTGGCATGTCCTCTAGACCTGAAAGCCATTGCTCGTCAAGGTCGAAATGCTGAGTACAATCCAAAG CGCTTTGCTGCTGTAATTATGCGGATCCGTGAACCCAGGACCACTGCCCTTATCTTCAGCTCAGGAAAACTGGTCTGCACTGGTGCAAAGAG TGAGGAGCAGTCTCGCCTTGCTGCAAGGAAGTATGCCCGGGCGGTACAGAAGCTTGGCTTCCCAGCAAAATTTCTTGACTTCAAGATCCAGAACATGGTCGGCAGTTGTGATGTGTGTTTCCCCATACAGTTGGAAGACCTGGTTCTGACTCACCAACAGTTCAGCAG CTATGAACCTGAATTGTTTCCTGGTTTGATCTACCGAATGGCGAAGCCACGGATTGTCCTCAAGATATTTGAGTCTGGAAAGGTTGTTCTTACAG GTGCAAAAGATCGCTCTGAAATATATGAAGCTTTTGAGAATATCTACCCAATTCTGAAAGCATTTAGGAAACAGTGA
- the LOC124390611 gene encoding TATA box-binding protein-like 2 isoform X1, producing the protein MDEDPSLETYFDQSIAGSSEYMFGGDLEGPPHLQDLSFLYSSIFNQQKVLDEDLDLSFLPDKLNVQDEGGENTGVGLTEDSGVYLDCSTARLPEADTEFNTRQPAASPFCNLPMIPMTPMTPVAPVAESSGIIPQLQNIVSTVNLACPLDLKAIARQGRNAEYNPKRFAAVIMRIREPRTTALIFSSGKLVCTGAKSEEQSRLAARKYARAVQKLGFPAKFLDFKIQNMVGSCDVCFPIQLEDLVLTHQQFSSYEPELFPGLIYRMAKPRIVLKIFESGKVVLTGAKDRSEIYEAFENIYPILKAFRKQ; encoded by the exons ATGGATGAAGATCCATCGCTTGAGACCTACTTTGACCAGTCAATTGCT GGTTCTTCTGAGTACATGTTTGGAGGGGATTTGGAAGGCCCACCACATCTTCAGGATCTCTCTTTCCTCTACTCTTCCATTTTCAACCAACAGAAAGTTTTGGATGAGGATCTGGACCTGAGCTTTCTACCTGATAAGCTAAATGTTCAGGATGAAGGGGGAGAGAACACAGGAGTGGGTCTTACAGAGGACAGTGGTGTTTATCTGGACTGTTCAACTGCAAGACTTCCTGAAGCAGACACTGAGTTTAATACGAGGCAGCCTGCAGCCTCCCCCTTCTGCAACCTCCCCATGATCCCCATGACACCCATGACCCCAGTGGCTCCTGTGGCAGAAAGTTCAGGAATCATCCCACAATTACA GAATATAGTGTCCACAGTAAACCTGGCATGTCCTCTAGACCTGAAAGCCATTGCTCGTCAAGGTCGAAATGCTGAGTACAATCCAAAG CGCTTTGCTGCTGTAATTATGCGGATCCGTGAACCCAGGACCACTGCCCTTATCTTCAGCTCAGGAAAACTGGTCTGCACTGGTGCAAAGAG TGAGGAGCAGTCTCGCCTTGCTGCAAGGAAGTATGCCCGGGCGGTACAGAAGCTTGGCTTCCCAGCAAAATTTCTTGACTTCAAGATCCAGAACATGGTCGGCAGTTGTGATGTGTGTTTCCCCATACAGTTGGAAGACCTGGTTCTGACTCACCAACAGTTCAGCAG CTATGAACCTGAATTGTTTCCTGGTTTGATCTACCGAATGGCGAAGCCACGGATTGTCCTCAAGATATTTGAGTCTGGAAAGGTTGTTCTTACAG GTGCAAAAGATCGCTCTGAAATATATGAAGCTTTTGAGAATATCTACCCAATTCTGAAAGCATTTAGGAAACAGTGA
- the atg14 gene encoding beclin 1-associated autophagy-related key regulator isoform X2 yields the protein MACPPESEVRVVGPCESATEGARAQARATRLPDQPLQPGAVIVSPATMMVESVDDAEGLYVAVERCPLCNTARRRLTCARCIRAGDFVHFDGKNPERYTEKLERLQKIKKENEIIQQRVIKTMDKKVQADQLKWKIMSCKMKIEQLKEAICSGNEEVKSGKDVLLRSQEEGQRLQRRASRHQEKRDKIERHNRRLSELLEKRNKELQNRLEALAEVRRGHIWELTTYIFPTQEEKQGSRDPAETAVAEYDFALTSSTVSELAEARRTTYMSGRWIWDDQNGETSISITGPHVTLPSNGDCSAYYNWVEEKSTNPGPELDHITPAHTISAALCYATQLVNILSHILDVNLPKKLCNSEFCGDNLSRYRFTRAVNKLNTNILHLCFSQHVDSELLHPHHTLRNIMFLVSPENKNLGRTGPFEVSADLEDSMEFLEPELSCAAEESGDEAVTDDETDLGTDWETVPSPRFCDIPSQPMELSQSTAMQVSQPAGNAGGMISSAAASVTSWFRAYTGQR from the exons ATGGCATGTCCCCCGGAGAGCGAAGTGCGGGTGGTCGGGCCCTGTGAGTCGGCCACTGAGGGGGCGAGAGCGCAGGCCCGAGCAACGAGACTACCGGATCAGCCTCTTCAGCCGGGGGCCGTGATCGTCTCTCCGGCCACAATGATGGTGGAGTCGGTGGACGATGCGGAGGGACTGTACGTAGCTGTGGAGAGATGTCCTCTGTGTAACACTGCGAGACGCAGGCTGACCTGTGCCCGGTGTATCCGAGCTGGAGACTTTGTCCACTTCGACGGCAAAAATCCTGAAAG ATACACAGAGAAACTGGAACGCCttcagaaaataaagaaagaaaatgagattaTTCAGCAAAG AGTAATTAAAACCATGGACAAGAAGGTTCAAGCAGACCAGCTT AAGTGGAAGATTATGTCATGTAAGATGAAGATTGAGCAACTAAAAGAGGCAATCTGCAGTGGGAATGAAGAAGTGAAGAGTG GTAAAGATGTGTTACTTCGCTCTCAGGAAGAAGGTCAAAGACTGCAGCGTCGTGCGAGTCGCCACCAAGAGAAGAGGGATAAGATTGAGCGTCATAACCGTCGCCTGAGTGAACTGttagagaaaagaaataaagagctACAAAACAGACTGGAGGCTCTGGCTGAGGTACGACGGGGTCACATCTGGGAACTCACCACCTACATCTTCCCCACACAGGAGGAGAAGCAGGGCAGCAG AGACCCGGCAGAAACTGCTGTAGCAGAGTACGACTTTGCTCTCACGTCCAGCACTGTAAGCGAGTTAGCTGAGGCCCGACGAACAACCTACATGTCTGGTCGTTGGATCTGGGACGATCAGAATGGAGAAACAAGTATCAGCATCACAGGGCCCCATGTCACACTACCCAGTAATGGAGACTGCTCAGCCTACTATAACTGGGTTGAAGAGAAAAGCACTAATCCTGGCCCAG agcTAGACCACATCACTCCGGCGCACACGATTAGCGCAGCCCTCTGCTATGCTACTCAACTTGTTAACATTCTTTCCCATATTTTGGATGTCAATCTGCCCAAGAAGTTGTGTAACAG TGAATTCTGTGGTGATAATTTGAGTCGCTACAGATTTACTCGTGCTGTTAACAAACTCAACACCAACATCTTGCATCTCTGCTTTTCCCAG CATGTAGACAGTGAGCTACTCCATCCACACCACACACTGAGGAATATCATGTTTCTGGTCTCGCCTGAGAACAAGAACCTTGGCAG GACTGGACCTTTTGAAGTAAGTGCAGACTTGGAGGACTCTATGGAATTTCTGGAGCCTGAGTTATCGTGTGCTGCAGAGGAGAGTGGAGATGAAGCGGTAACAGATGATGAGACAGATTTGGGCACAGACTGGGAAACTGTCCCTAGCCCCCGATTCTGTGACATCCCTTCTCAGCCTATGGAGCTGTCTCAGAGCACAGCCATGCAGGTCTCACAGCCAGCAGGAAACGCAGGAGGCAtgatctcctctgctgctgccTCAGTCACCTCTTGGTTTCGTGCCTACACTGGCCAGCGCTGA
- the atg14 gene encoding beclin 1-associated autophagy-related key regulator isoform X1, which produces MACPPESEVRVVGPCESATEGARAQARATRLPDQPLQPGAVIVSPATMMVESVDDAEGLYVAVERCPLCNTARRRLTCARCIRAGDFVHFDGKNPERYTEKLERLQKIKKENEIIQQRVIKTMDKKVQADQLKWKIMSCKMKIEQLKEAICSGNEEVKSGKDVLLRSQEEGQRLQRRASRHQEKRDKIERHNRRLSELLEKRNKELQNRLEALAEVRRGHIWELTTYIFPTQEEKQGSRFEDPAETAVAEYDFALTSSTVSELAEARRTTYMSGRWIWDDQNGETSISITGPHVTLPSNGDCSAYYNWVEEKSTNPGPELDHITPAHTISAALCYATQLVNILSHILDVNLPKKLCNSEFCGDNLSRYRFTRAVNKLNTNILHLCFSQHVDSELLHPHHTLRNIMFLVSPENKNLGRTGPFEVSADLEDSMEFLEPELSCAAEESGDEAVTDDETDLGTDWETVPSPRFCDIPSQPMELSQSTAMQVSQPAGNAGGMISSAAASVTSWFRAYTGQR; this is translated from the exons ATGGCATGTCCCCCGGAGAGCGAAGTGCGGGTGGTCGGGCCCTGTGAGTCGGCCACTGAGGGGGCGAGAGCGCAGGCCCGAGCAACGAGACTACCGGATCAGCCTCTTCAGCCGGGGGCCGTGATCGTCTCTCCGGCCACAATGATGGTGGAGTCGGTGGACGATGCGGAGGGACTGTACGTAGCTGTGGAGAGATGTCCTCTGTGTAACACTGCGAGACGCAGGCTGACCTGTGCCCGGTGTATCCGAGCTGGAGACTTTGTCCACTTCGACGGCAAAAATCCTGAAAG ATACACAGAGAAACTGGAACGCCttcagaaaataaagaaagaaaatgagattaTTCAGCAAAG AGTAATTAAAACCATGGACAAGAAGGTTCAAGCAGACCAGCTT AAGTGGAAGATTATGTCATGTAAGATGAAGATTGAGCAACTAAAAGAGGCAATCTGCAGTGGGAATGAAGAAGTGAAGAGTG GTAAAGATGTGTTACTTCGCTCTCAGGAAGAAGGTCAAAGACTGCAGCGTCGTGCGAGTCGCCACCAAGAGAAGAGGGATAAGATTGAGCGTCATAACCGTCGCCTGAGTGAACTGttagagaaaagaaataaagagctACAAAACAGACTGGAGGCTCTGGCTGAGGTACGACGGGGTCACATCTGGGAACTCACCACCTACATCTTCCCCACACAGGAGGAGAAGCAGGGCAGCAGGTTTGA AGACCCGGCAGAAACTGCTGTAGCAGAGTACGACTTTGCTCTCACGTCCAGCACTGTAAGCGAGTTAGCTGAGGCCCGACGAACAACCTACATGTCTGGTCGTTGGATCTGGGACGATCAGAATGGAGAAACAAGTATCAGCATCACAGGGCCCCATGTCACACTACCCAGTAATGGAGACTGCTCAGCCTACTATAACTGGGTTGAAGAGAAAAGCACTAATCCTGGCCCAG agcTAGACCACATCACTCCGGCGCACACGATTAGCGCAGCCCTCTGCTATGCTACTCAACTTGTTAACATTCTTTCCCATATTTTGGATGTCAATCTGCCCAAGAAGTTGTGTAACAG TGAATTCTGTGGTGATAATTTGAGTCGCTACAGATTTACTCGTGCTGTTAACAAACTCAACACCAACATCTTGCATCTCTGCTTTTCCCAG CATGTAGACAGTGAGCTACTCCATCCACACCACACACTGAGGAATATCATGTTTCTGGTCTCGCCTGAGAACAAGAACCTTGGCAG GACTGGACCTTTTGAAGTAAGTGCAGACTTGGAGGACTCTATGGAATTTCTGGAGCCTGAGTTATCGTGTGCTGCAGAGGAGAGTGGAGATGAAGCGGTAACAGATGATGAGACAGATTTGGGCACAGACTGGGAAACTGTCCCTAGCCCCCGATTCTGTGACATCCCTTCTCAGCCTATGGAGCTGTCTCAGAGCACAGCCATGCAGGTCTCACAGCCAGCAGGAAACGCAGGAGGCAtgatctcctctgctgctgccTCAGTCACCTCTTGGTTTCGTGCCTACACTGGCCAGCGCTGA